The nucleotide sequence GCTTCTAATATTTGGAAAGATTCGTGGGAGACTGTCCGACCTTTGATAGAAAGGGTGTACAATAACAGCGAATCATTTAACATCGAAAACCAACTCATACCTATTTACCGAAACGGGAAATGGGAAAATGTTTTCTGGTCGTTTAGTTACAGCCCTATTGCTGACGAAACAGGACAAACTTCTGGTGTTTTTATTACCTGCTCTGAAACCACAGAACAAATGGCTAAAGTAGCTTCCTTTGAGGAAAACTCCCGAACTTTGGATTTAGCCATGGAAATAGCAGAGTTGGGGGTTTTTAAAGTTGACCTGCAGAGCTATCGTGCTACGTACTCTCATCAGATCATGAACCTTTTGGACCTAAAGGAACAAAACATGCTTCTTTCTGATGTAATAAAACAAATCCATCCTGACGATCAGCCAACCGTATCGGAAGTCATTGAAAAAACCATTGAAGGCTATAATGATGGAAAGCATGATCTGATTTATAGAGTAAAAAAGCCCAATGAAATTAAATATTTGCATTCCATAGGAAGGGTGGAGTATAAAGAAAACAAGCCTGTTGCAATATCTGGTATTATTCAAGATGTAACACAGCAAATACTTTCTCAAAAGGTATTAGAAGACAAAGAAAAGGCTTTTCGAAATCTTGTTATGCTTGCCCCAGTTGCCATAGCAGTCATTCTTGGAAAAGATTTTGTTGTTAACATAGTAAATGATGCATTTTTAAGCCTAATAGGAAAAAAAAGACCAGAATTTGATGGCCAACCTTTTTTTGATGCATTGCCTGAAACTGAATGGACAATGAAGTCTATTGCAGAAGAAGTACGCTCTTCTGGACAACAAATTACTACCAAGGAATCTAAACTCAAATTTATCAAAAACGGAAGGGAAGAAGTGCATTGGTTCAGTACTGTATGGGAGCCTCATTACTCAAATGACAATAAGATAATTGGTGTTATGCTTGTTATACATGAGGTTACAGAACAAGTTCTCGCAAGAAAAAAAATAGAGGAAAGTGAAGGACGGTACAAAACGCTGATTGAGGAATCAACGGTAGCTACAGGATTATACATTGGCGAGAACCTTGAAGTGAAGTATGCCAATGACATTTTATTGGGCTATTGGGGAAAGAACAAGTCAGTCTTGGGAAAACCTTTAAGAGAGGCCGTGCCTGAACTTATAGGTCAACCTTTTTTAGGATATTTAAGTGAAGTGTATAAAACAGGCGTAGCTTATGAAGGCCACGAAGAGCCTGCTGAACTTTTGATAGATGACAGGCTCCAGACTTTTTATTTTAACTTTACTTATAAGCCACTTCGTAACCAAGACGGAGAAATATATGGTATCCACCACATAGCCATTGATGTGACGGGCGAAGTACTGGCAAGAAGGGCTGTCAAAGAACGTGAAGAGCAATTGAGAATAGCTATTGAAGGTGCAGAACTCGGTACTTATAATTTTTTTCCTCAACAAAACAAAGCCATTTGGTCTGCCAAAACCAAAGAGTTTTATGGGTTACCTCCTGAAGCAGAAATAACCTATGAGTTATATATGAAAGCCATTCACCCAGAGGATAGAGCAAAAGCCAAAGCAGCGCTAGAAGGTGGTTTAAAGAATCCTCAGGACAAAGGTTACTACCAAAATGAATATCGTACTATCGGAATAAAGGATGGAAAGCTGAGGTGGATACGTCCTAAAGGCAGAATATTCTTCGACCATGAAGGCCGTCCAGTGAGAATAACCGGTGTTATCCAAGATGTTACAGAACAGAAGAAAGCTGAAGAAGCACTAAAGGTAAGCAAAGACCGCTTTCAGGCAGCCGTTGAGGCTATAGAAGGCGTATTGTGGACCAACAATGCCAAGGGGGAAATGGAAGGGGTACAACCGGGCTGGGAGCATATTACTGGTCAAACATATGAAGAATACCAAGGCTATGGATGGGCCAAGGCAGTACACCCCGATGATGCCCAAGCAACTATAGAAGCTTGGGAAAAAGCTGTCCATAAAAAGGAGATATTTGTTTTCGAACACAGGCATAAGTTAAAAGACGGTTCATGGGGTTATTTTTCTATAAGGGCCATCCCTTTGTTTAATGCAGACGGAAGTCTTAGAGAATGGGTAGGGGTGCATACTAATATAACCGATCAAAAGCTTGCAGAACTAGCTTTAAAAGAAAGCGAAGCCCGGTTCCGAAGTTTAGCCGATCAATCCCCTATGTTTGTATTTATCGTAGAACCTACACCCGATGCTTCCATTAGTTTCTTTAATAAAACATGGTTTAAATATACTGGTCAGAACGAAGGCGATGCAATAGGAACTGGGTGGATACCAGCTATACATCCAGACGATTTGAAGAATGTAAGTAAGTATTATACACTTGCTTACCAAAACCAGGTTTCATATACCATTCCTGCGATCAGAGTTATGAGACATGATGGCGAGTATCGCTGGCACATGTTCAAAGGAAACCCAAGACATCTGTCCGATGGGTCTTTTATTGGTTTTGTAGGTGTAGGAATAGATATACATGAGCAAAAGTTAGCTATAAATAAGCTTGAAGAAAACAACACACAACTCATCAGGATCAATAATGACCTTGACAATTTCATCTATACTGCCTCTCATGATTTAAAGGCACCCATGTCAAACATAGAAGGGCTACTGAATGCTTTGCGCAGTAGCTTGGAATCTCAAGATGAACAACTAAATGAAGATACTGAAGCGATATTGGAAATGATGGACCAGTCAGTGAACAAGTTTCAGGCAACCATATTAGATTTATCTGAAATTTCCAGGGTTCAAAGAGAGGCTGAAGAAGATTTTAATGAGGTAAATTTAGGAGAAACAATTGAGGACGTAAAAATCAGCATCCAGGATCAACTGAAAAAATCCAATGCCTCTATTAAAGTAGATGTATCTTCCGCACCTGTCGTAAAGTTTTCCCGAAAAAATATAAAAAGTGTTATTTACAACTTATTAAGTAATGCAATCAAATACAGGCACCCAGACAGGCCGCCAGAAGTAACGGTTAAAACTAAAAAGAAAGAGAAGTACATTGTTTTATCGGTCACAGACAATGGACTTGGTATTCCAGAAAAGAGTCAAGGAAAAGTTTTTAGTATGTTCAAAAGGCTTCATGACCATGTAGACGGTACAGGTATTGGTCTCTATATTGTAAAAAGAGTCATTGACAATGCTGGCGGTAAAATAGAAGTTGAAAGCGAAGAGGGTAGAGGAACAACTTTTAAAGTGTATTTTAAAGTTGCTTAGCACAACTATTGAGCTTTTACAAACGGTTTAAAATAAAGACTAAAAGACATTCCAATTATTCATGTTTCAAATACAAAAGAAATTCAGCACCTTCGCCTTCTTTACTGTTGACCTCTATTTTCCCTCCATTGCCATCTACTATTTTCGAGACAAGGTAAAGCCCCAAACCAGTCCCTTCTACATCTTTAATAACACGCTTAAACTGAGAAAAAATCTCCGACTGTTTCTCTTTTTCAATGCCTCTTCCATTGTCTTTAACAGAAAGGAGTATGTAGTCATCTACTTTTTGGGTATGAAAAGATATTTGCAAAGGCCTTTCTGGAATACGAAATTTAATAGCATTATTTAGAAGGTTATACATAATACTTCTCAGGTTTTTTCTCGAGAATGAAATCTCATCAACCTGGAAGTTTTTATGAATTTGAGCCTTAGAGCTCTTTACTTCATTATTAATCGCAAGTATTACCTCATCAAGAATATCTTCAAACCCTATTTTTGACTTATCTAACTGACTATCAGATTGCGCATGACTTATTCTTGTTAATTCACTAATAGAGCCTTTCAATTGATAAACAGAAGATTTAAGCATATCGATTATAGACCTGTAGTTTTGTGAATTTTTACCTTCCAAGGACTCAGATAGCATCTCTACAAGACCAGCAATGTTGTTTAAAGGTGATTTTAAGTCATGCGAAACAGAGTAAATAAAAATTTCGTGTTCATGGATAGTCCTTTGAAGTTCTTTTAAGCTTAGAACATAGTTATTTATATCTATAAAAGTAATAATAACACCATTCACCCGGTTTCCTTTCTTCTGGACAAAAGGTAAAACATTCATACGATACCACCTGTTGTCACTTGTTTGCAACTCCTTTTCCACCACTTTACGCAAATCCATGGTATGCTGAATATCACCTTTTAAATAGTCATACTTTAAATTATTAGTCAAGTCATCTAAGTGTAGACCAATAGAATCATCACTTAACTCAAACTGTTTCATTGCAGCGGGAGAAAATTTCCGTAGAATAAAATCTTTGTCGAAAAACAACTGGGGGATAATCGTACTTTGAAAGTAGTTTTCCTGCTCTTCGTTTATTTTTTCAAGGTCATCAATCTTCTCTGAGCTGTTTTGCATGTCTTATATAGATACGTTCAATAAAGATTTTATTAGTTAAACTATTTTAGTATTAAATTGTTACCAGATACTACAATAATACACTAAGTGATAGATTAAAGTAAACCCATAAAAAATATAATAGGAATAAATGCACTTGATTTACCAATTGGGTTATTTGAGTTAACTTAGAGAGAAGGCAAAAAAAATATATCCCCCGCTTTATCAGAAGGGGACAGGGGTAAAACATAAGGTTATGCCCCTTCATTTTCAAGCGCACGAAGCCTTCTTTCAATTTCTTTTAAATCATCTGTTGTAGCTATATGAAACTTACCATACAAGTTTTTGGCCAAGTCTTCTATAGCTTTTTCATATTTACCCATAATAGCTTCATACTCCGTAATCAGCTTCTTGATTTTCTCAGAAAGCTCTTGCTTCTTACTTTCATAACTTACCGCCAGTTTAACAGCAAGCTCTTCCAATTTTTCACCGAACCTTTCTGTATTGGCTTTATAAGATTTTACCAAATCATCCAATGTATCCTTAAAATTCAAGTCTTGATCTTTAAATCCTTCAGATAAAGCTCTTGCATATTCCTCTATTTTTAAATTTACTTTAGAGCAAGCTTCTTTAAAATGTGCTAAAGCTTCTTCAGCAGTCTTGTCTAAGTCTGCTTTTTCTACAATACTTGAAATATCGCCAATCAATTTCTTAATTTTATCTTTATTCATTGCAGCTACTCCAACACCCACCGTCCCTAAACCTAGGAGCAATAGGCTTTTTACTAGATCTTTATTTTCCATTTTTCTACCTGTTTTAATTGAGCTGAAAATTACGTGGTAAGACATTTATCAGGAATGACGTAAGCATATCGTTACTATGATTATTATCATGCTTTTATCTAGTAGCCACTGCAAAAAAATCATTTTAGGTAGGAGTCGGGGTGGCCTTAAGATGAAAGAGAAGTATTTTATTAAACTAAGGTTTGCATAGTGGCTTTTTTTTCCTCGGCGGCAGGGGCTTGATTTTTTTGCTTCTAATATTTTTCAATATATCGTAAAACAGCATTTACTACAGCTCCAAAATTCTTTTTTATATCATTTTCCCAAAAACGCATTACATGCCACCCTTTCTCAACCAAAAGGTCATTATTCTGCCGGTCACGTTGCATATTTCGCTCTATTTTTGGAATCCAGAACCTTCTGTTGGTTTTAATAGTGTTTTTCTTTTCTTCCCAATTATGACCATGCCAAAACTCTCCATCCACAAAGATCACTAGCTTATATTTACCAAGGACTATATCAGGAGAACCTGGCAGCTTTTTAACATTTTTCCTGTAGCGCAAGCCCATGTCCCATAAAACTTTACGAAGTTTCATTTCGGGCTTTGTATTTTTGCTCCTTATCTTGCCCATCATCCGTGAACGCTGTGGGGTTGTGTAGAAGCCATTTTCTTCATTGAAGCGGGGAACTACAATAGAAGGTTCTTTATATTTTTTTTGTTTATTGCTCAAGTTTTCTTATCCCTTAATAAAAAAACAACTGCCTTGCAACCAAATATTATGTTTTGTAGACCATGGTCATCAAATGAGTTGTCTTAGCTAATGTGCAAGGCCTTATCGGTTGATAATAAAACTCCATTCTGTGAGTCAGAAGTTCAAAAAGAGCATTTTAGAACCCATAAAAAAGTAACAACCTCAAATGCTCAATAGTATTGACAACCTTTTTAAGCTAGTTGAAATTAATAAATTTCTTGCCCCTTCTAAAAATTATGGATCCTATAATACTACGGCAGGCGGACTATCTTTCTATAAAAAGAAACGTCTCTTACTAAACGGGATATTCACTAGGGGTAACGCCATATTGGCTCTTGAAACACTGTCCGAAATAAGAGGGACTGTCAAATCCAGTACTATAAGCAGCTTCAGCTACTGTACTTCCTTTTTTCAAGAATTCAGCAGCCTTTTTTAGTCTATAATTCTTAACAACTTCACTTGTACTCATGCCTATAATAGAGGAAAGCTTCCTATTTAGTGTTCTTATACTAACACTCATATGATCTGCCAAATCATTTACCGATAGCTCTCCATTATCAAGGTTGTCTTCTATAAAACCGTACACCTTTTGAAGAAATGGGTTAACATAGTGTTTTTCACTACTACCTTTTACATCTTTTAAATCACTCTGAAAAAATTCCTGAAGAAGCGCTTTGTATTTAAAAAAGTTATCTGTCCTTAGCTTTAGCTCCTGAAAGTTAAAGGGCTTTGTAAGGTAATCATTTGCAGCGTGAGACAAACCTTTCAAAACACTCTCTGTGGATGCCCTTGCAGTCAAAAGAATAACACCGATATGGTCAAGCGATGTATTGTTTTTTATCCTTTGACATAGTTCAAAACCATCCATTCCAGGCATCATCACATCAGAAATTACCAAGTCAGGCATTTGCTCCTGAACACAGTCCCAAGCCTCGAGTCCATCAGAAGCCGTTGTAACCCTATAGTGCTCACTAAACTCTTCAGCCAACAATTGAAGCAACTCCTCCTGGTCATCTACCAACAATACTAATGGCTTTTCATTTTCTTCAAATAATGATGGCCTAGGAAATTTAGCAGATTGTCTTATAATTTCTCCACCCTCAGTCTTATCGTATTTTTCAAGTGGCAAGGTCACCTTAAAAATACTTCCTTCACCCTTATTGCTTACAAC is from Cytophagaceae bacterium ABcell3 and encodes:
- a CDS encoding PAS domain S-box protein, which gives rise to MEADAKNKIVTSFLSGGGEMGEVIKTRDWSSTGLGPIDQWPQSLCTTLSITLRSKIPMVLIWGEEQIFFYNDAYKPTLGNENPHYALGTPASNIWKDSWETVRPLIERVYNNSESFNIENQLIPIYRNGKWENVFWSFSYSPIADETGQTSGVFITCSETTEQMAKVASFEENSRTLDLAMEIAELGVFKVDLQSYRATYSHQIMNLLDLKEQNMLLSDVIKQIHPDDQPTVSEVIEKTIEGYNDGKHDLIYRVKKPNEIKYLHSIGRVEYKENKPVAISGIIQDVTQQILSQKVLEDKEKAFRNLVMLAPVAIAVILGKDFVVNIVNDAFLSLIGKKRPEFDGQPFFDALPETEWTMKSIAEEVRSSGQQITTKESKLKFIKNGREEVHWFSTVWEPHYSNDNKIIGVMLVIHEVTEQVLARKKIEESEGRYKTLIEESTVATGLYIGENLEVKYANDILLGYWGKNKSVLGKPLREAVPELIGQPFLGYLSEVYKTGVAYEGHEEPAELLIDDRLQTFYFNFTYKPLRNQDGEIYGIHHIAIDVTGEVLARRAVKEREEQLRIAIEGAELGTYNFFPQQNKAIWSAKTKEFYGLPPEAEITYELYMKAIHPEDRAKAKAALEGGLKNPQDKGYYQNEYRTIGIKDGKLRWIRPKGRIFFDHEGRPVRITGVIQDVTEQKKAEEALKVSKDRFQAAVEAIEGVLWTNNAKGEMEGVQPGWEHITGQTYEEYQGYGWAKAVHPDDAQATIEAWEKAVHKKEIFVFEHRHKLKDGSWGYFSIRAIPLFNADGSLREWVGVHTNITDQKLAELALKESEARFRSLADQSPMFVFIVEPTPDASISFFNKTWFKYTGQNEGDAIGTGWIPAIHPDDLKNVSKYYTLAYQNQVSYTIPAIRVMRHDGEYRWHMFKGNPRHLSDGSFIGFVGVGIDIHEQKLAINKLEENNTQLIRINNDLDNFIYTASHDLKAPMSNIEGLLNALRSSLESQDEQLNEDTEAILEMMDQSVNKFQATILDLSEISRVQREAEEDFNEVNLGETIEDVKISIQDQLKKSNASIKVDVSSAPVVKFSRKNIKSVIYNLLSNAIKYRHPDRPPEVTVKTKKKEKYIVLSVTDNGLGIPEKSQGKVFSMFKRLHDHVDGTGIGLYIVKRVIDNAGGKIEVESEEGRGTTFKVYFKVA
- a CDS encoding ATP-binding protein; amino-acid sequence: MQNSSEKIDDLEKINEEQENYFQSTIIPQLFFDKDFILRKFSPAAMKQFELSDDSIGLHLDDLTNNLKYDYLKGDIQHTMDLRKVVEKELQTSDNRWYRMNVLPFVQKKGNRVNGVIITFIDINNYVLSLKELQRTIHEHEIFIYSVSHDLKSPLNNIAGLVEMLSESLEGKNSQNYRSIIDMLKSSVYQLKGSISELTRISHAQSDSQLDKSKIGFEDILDEVILAINNEVKSSKAQIHKNFQVDEISFSRKNLRSIMYNLLNNAIKFRIPERPLQISFHTQKVDDYILLSVKDNGRGIEKEKQSEIFSQFKRVIKDVEGTGLGLYLVSKIVDGNGGKIEVNSKEGEGAEFLLYLKHE
- a CDS encoding very short patch repair endonuclease, translating into MSNKQKKYKEPSIVVPRFNEENGFYTTPQRSRMMGKIRSKNTKPEMKLRKVLWDMGLRYRKNVKKLPGSPDIVLGKYKLVIFVDGEFWHGHNWEEKKNTIKTNRRFWIPKIERNMQRDRQNNDLLVEKGWHVMRFWENDIKKNFGAVVNAVLRYIEKY